The nucleotide window CCAGCGCAAGGTGTTCCGGCGTGCCGATGAAGGCGCGCAACTGTTCGTTCACCCTGTCCGCAAGGGGGGCGTCTTCCTTGCGGAAGGCAAAGGCGCACAGGCCGACCACCGACTTGCCCTCTATGACAGGCTGGGTGAACGGCTGCGCGGCCTCCAGTTCGTCGGGGTGCTGGCGGGCCAGCAGGACCACCGTGGGCCCGGAAAGGGCCAGGCCATCCACGCGGCCCTTGCGCACGGCGGTCATGCCCGCGTGCACGTCGGGCACCAGGAACAGCCGTTCGGCGGGCATGTCCAGCAACAGCAACTGGCGGTGCTCCACCGCGCCATCCAGCACGGCCAGGGTAACCTCGCTACGTTCGGCAAGGGATGCGTAGTCGTGCAGGTCGCGCGGGTTGCCGCGACGTACCAGCAAACCTTGCCCCACGGCACTGGTAGGCAGTGAAAAGGTGACGCGCGCGGCTCGTTCGGGCGTGATGAACATGCCCGCCGCGATCATGTCGATCTGCCCGGACAGCAGGTCGGGAATCAGGGCGTTGAAGTCGCCGAGCACCCAGCGCACCCGGGTGATGCCCGCACGGGACAGTGCGGCGCGGGCCACTTCCGGGGCTTCGCCGGTCACGGTGCCTTCGGGCGTGCGGTCTGCGTACGGGGGTTCCAGGGCGTACCCCACCCGGATGGTGCCTCCGCGCCATGTCGCATCGTTCGGATCGGGCAGTTCCAGCAGCACGTAGATCAAGGTCGTCACCGCGCAGGCCAGGGCGATGAAGCCGAGCAACGAGGGGGCGGGGCGGGAAAGTGTGGGCATGGGGATACGTGTCCTGTGGCACGGCGCGCAGGCGCCGACCGGAGCCGGTATTGCCGTCGCTGTGCCATACGCCAGCGTAGCGGAACATTATTCTTTGCCGCAGAATGGCGTGGCGTCAATTGGGGGGTGCCGCACCTTTGCCGGTGCTTTCCCATGGGGCAGGTAGGGTTAGCCCGCCATGTGAAGCCCGCGAACCCGCAATGGTGTGCAACGGCCTTGACACGGCGGGTAAGGCAATGAAGTATGTGACAATCCACTGCCCGGGGGAGGGCAGGACACCGGTCGCGCCATGGCGCGCAGCAGGGGAGAACCCGTGCACGACGAACAGTATCCGATCATACTTGGCGTCTATTCATTGCAGCAGGACGCCGTGGTAGGCATAGGCGGCACCGCGTCGCAGCAGCGTCAGGTTACCTATTGGTATGCGCGCAAGCTGGATGCGGCCACCTGCGAAGTACAGCCGCTCAACGTGCATCATGTGCCGTCCGGCATTCGCAAGCCAATGGAAGAGCTTGAATTTCTTCGCAATTATATGCCTGAGCCGATGTACTACAAGAATCATACGGTGCCCGCGCTGGCGTCCTTGCACCGCAAACTGGTAGAGGGCGAGGCCTGCCTTGCGGAACTGCGGCTGGACGAAGCGGAAAAGGCGTTCATCAAGGCCCTGATGATCGACGACCTGAACGTGCCCGCCAACTTCGGCCTGGGCGAGGTGTACGCGGAAAAGAAGGACGCGGCCCGGCTGCGCAAGGTGCTGCACGTGCTCATGGGCAGCGACGAGGCGTTCCTGATGGAACATCGGCTGCGCTTCAACAAGTTCGGCATCAGCCTGCGCAAGAACGGGCACCTCGACGATTCGCTGCGCTTCTACCACAAGGCGCTGGAATGCCGCGAGGACGAGCACCTGCACTTCAACATCGCGCGGGTGCACTTCGACAAGGGCGACACTGGCGCCTGCGTGGAGCACCTGACCAGGGCCCTGGCCATGCGGCCCGACTTTACCGAGGCACAACGCTTTCTGACCTTTTGCGGCGGTGCGGCCTGTTCCGGCCTGTAGCCGGGCGGGGGCGCGACGCCGCGCAATTTTTTGCAGGGAACGACGAAGGCCGCCACGGTATGTGGCGGCCTTCGTGCGTTGCGGGGGGGGCATCGTCCCGACGGTCATTTGTCGGGCTTGTTCCGGACGTATTGGGTGATGCCGCCGCGCGGGGTGGCCCGCTCCGCCAGTTCGAAAAAGTCGGAAAAGGCCCGGACGAGGTTTCCGAACTTGGCGTGCCCGTACATGCGCGAATCGAACTGCGGCTGCATTTGCAGGATGTTGCTGGCCACGCTGCTCAGCATCGCCCATCCATTGTCGTCGGATGTGGCTTCAACGGCCAGTTCGATGAGCCCGACGGGTACGGGTTTCTGCTTCTGCTTGATCGTGCCCGGCGGCGGGGCCTTGGGGGAACCTGCCGTGGACTTTTGCTGCGGTTTGGGCGGCGGTGATGGCACCGACGTGGCCGCAGGTTTGGGGGGCGCTTTGACGGCGGAGGCGGCTGCGGCGGTGGGCACGGTGGGGCGCAATGCCTCGGGCCGGAGCAGTTCGGTATAGATGAACCGGGTACATGCCTTGACGAAGGCCTCGGGGGTCTTCTGTTCGCCGAAGCCGTAGACCACCAGTCCTTCCTCGCGCAGGCGGGCCGCCAACCGGGTGAAGTCGCTGTCGCTGGATACCAGGCAGAAGCCGTCGAAGCGTCCGGTGTGCATCAGGTCCATGGCGTCGATGATCAGGGCGCAGTCGGTGGAATTCTTGCCGTTGGTGTACTGGAACTGCTGGATGGGCAGCAGGGAATGGGCGTGCAGCAAGTCTTTCCAACCGGAAAGCTCCGGCCTTGTCCAGTCGCCGTATATCCGGCGCACGCAGGCCACGCCGAATCGGGAGATTTCAGCCAGCAGGGCCGGGGTGATGGCAGGCTGGGCGTTGTCCGCGTCGATGAGGACCGCCAGTTTCCGCTGGGCATCGTCGCCGGGTGACGGGGCCGCGCAGGCGGCCCGTTCCTGGGGGGTGGACGGGGGCATGGGTCACCTCGTGCTGTGGGGGGGGGTGTATGTGCCCGTCTATCACGAGGCGGGAAGGAGGAACAGGGTGCGGTTGCGCGCGGCGGGCGTACTCCGCAAGGCCGGTGAGCAAGGGCGGGCTTGAGTGATGCCGGATGGAGGCGGCGGTGGGCCGCCAGTTCAGTCCGGTCGTGTTCCTTTCAGTCCGGATCGTCCCACGGGCATTCGCCGGGCCGTGTTCCACCCGGCGGCAGGTGGGCTCGCATGAACAAGGTGTCGATGGCACGCTTGAGCAGAAAGGCTCCCCGCCCGCCTAAGCACAGCGCGGTGCCCCACAGCGGGCGGTGCAGTACCCCCGTGCCCGCGCCGGTATCCAGTACCAGCAGGTGGCCGGGTCGGGGAATGTAGGGCGTCAGGGAAGGCTGGCCGGATGGCCGGGCCGCGTTCATGGCCCCGCGCGCATGTTCGTCCAGCCGGGTTGTCAGATTGGCGGCCAGCACCGGCCCTTGGCGTACGGCGTGCACCCCCACGCGCGGCAACGGCGCCGGAGTGAAGTGGATGCAGTCGCCCCCGCCGAACAGGTCCGGATGGGCGATGGACTGAAGGTGCGCGTTCACGGCAAGGCCGCCGTCCGCCCCTCCGCCCGGTTCTCCAACCTGTCCCGCAGACAGGCCCGATGCGGCGAACAGCGGCGTCGGGACCACGCCGGTGGCCACCAGTGCCACACGCGCGGGCAGGGTGCGGCCATCGTCCAGCCGCACGCCGTGCGCATGGGCGCGTACGGCCCGCGCGCCCTCGATGATGCGCACCCCGCGCGCGGCGGCGACCGCGCGGCACAGGGTGCGTGCCCGCTTCGGCAGGCCCGGCAGCATCCCGCGCCCGGCAACCAGGGTCACCGAGTCCCCGGAAGGTACGGTGGGCGTCGTGTCGCCGCGCGCGCGGGCAAGACAGACCGCCGCGTTGCAGGCCGCCTCCAGCGCGGCAGGCCCGCCGCCCGCCACCACGACATGTACCGGGCCGCGTGCGGCCAGACGCAGCATGGCCTGCCGGGCGCGGTACAGGTTCTCGATGGGCTTTACCGGGAACACGGGCAGCGTCGGCAATGGCGGGGGCGGGGCGTCGCCGTGGCCGCCATCGGCGTCATCGATGTCCGGAATGTGGTGGCCGCCGGGCAGGGGATGGGCCACCAGCGACCCCACGTTGCACGAACACACGTCGTATTCC belongs to Nitratidesulfovibrio sp. and includes:
- the ehuB gene encoding ectoine/hydroxyectoine ABC transporter substrate-binding protein EhuB, producing MPTLSRPAPSLLGFIALACAVTTLIYVLLELPDPNDATWRGGTIRVGYALEPPYADRTPEGTVTGEAPEVARAALSRAGITRVRWVLGDFNALIPDLLSGQIDMIAAGMFITPERAARVTFSLPTSAVGQGLLVRRGNPRDLHDYASLAERSEVTLAVLDGAVEHRQLLLLDMPAERLFLVPDVHAGMTAVRKGRVDGLALSGPTVVLLARQHPDELEAAQPFTQPVIEGKSVVGLCAFAFRKEDAPLADRVNEQLRAFIGTPEHLALVRPFGFDATSLPPWAAPDSPRGQNGQNGHGQ
- a CDS encoding NYN domain-containing protein; this encodes MPPSTPQERAACAAPSPGDDAQRKLAVLIDADNAQPAITPALLAEISRFGVACVRRIYGDWTRPELSGWKDLLHAHSLLPIQQFQYTNGKNSTDCALIIDAMDLMHTGRFDGFCLVSSDSDFTRLAARLREEGLVVYGFGEQKTPEAFVKACTRFIYTELLRPEALRPTVPTAAAASAVKAPPKPAATSVPSPPPKPQQKSTAGSPKAPPPGTIKQKQKPVPVGLIELAVEATSDDNGWAMLSSVASNILQMQPQFDSRMYGHAKFGNLVRAFSDFFELAERATPRGGITQYVRNKPDK
- a CDS encoding FAD-dependent oxidoreductase, whose translation is MARLLLLGAGHAHLDAIRAIPALIARGHAVTVAGPGPCHCYSGMGPGVLAGTYPPRAMALPVRRMVQAAGGTFVTDTAVRIDAPERAVHFASGLRLEYDVCSCNVGSLVAHPLPGGHHIPDIDDADGGHGDAPPPPLPTLPVFPVKPIENLYRARQAMLRLAARGPVHVVVAGGGPAALEAACNAAVCLARARGDTTPTVPSGDSVTLVAGRGMLPGLPKRARTLCRAVAAARGVRIIEGARAVRAHAHGVRLDDGRTLPARVALVATGVVPTPLFAASGLSAGQVGEPGGGADGGLAVNAHLQSIAHPDLFGGGDCIHFTPAPLPRVGVHAVRQGPVLAANLTTRLDEHARGAMNAARPSGQPSLTPYIPRPGHLLVLDTGAGTGVLHRPLWGTALCLGGRGAFLLKRAIDTLFMRAHLPPGGTRPGECPWDDPD